In one Geoglobus acetivorans genomic region, the following are encoded:
- a CDS encoding DUF4870 domain-containing protein, translated as MAKTSLGLDENVEAALSYVLGFLTGIVFYLLEKESKFVRFHAMQSIVVFLSIAVLQKVLMFIPFFGWLVSWLLGLLGFALWIVLIIKAYQGEMFRVPVAGDFAEKYV; from the coding sequence ATGGCAAAAACATCTCTCGGTCTTGATGAAAACGTTGAGGCTGCTCTGAGCTACGTGCTGGGCTTTCTCACAGGAATTGTATTTTATCTGCTTGAAAAAGAGAGTAAATTCGTGAGGTTCCACGCAATGCAATCCATAGTTGTCTTTCTCTCAATCGCAGTCCTCCAGAAAGTTCTCATGTTCATACCGTTTTTCGGGTGGCTCGTCTCCTGGCTCCTCGGACTTCTCGGCTTTGCACTGTGGATCGTGCTGATAATCAAGGCATACCAGGGTGAGATGTTCAGGGTGCCGGTAGCCGGAGATTTCGCCGAGAAATACGTTTGA
- a CDS encoding DUF420 domain-containing protein has product MGFFGTRAGTFSDVSLVLEFLVTFAFLLGYYFARKKDISSHYRTMVSAFALDTSFMVSYMVKSLVEGRTEFVGPAVIKTYIYLPTVIFHSIISIVVLVMAGYMVYHGFRNTEKTNGRRMLRGVQKHHRLGRLTIITWLLSFASGLAIYYLLYVAEF; this is encoded by the coding sequence ATGGGTTTCTTCGGCACAAGGGCTGGAACCTTCTCAGACGTGAGCCTCGTGCTTGAGTTCCTCGTCACATTCGCATTTCTGCTGGGATACTATTTCGCAAGGAAAAAGGACATAAGCTCGCACTACAGGACAATGGTATCCGCCTTCGCCCTGGATACGTCGTTCATGGTGAGCTACATGGTGAAGTCACTCGTCGAAGGGAGAACCGAGTTCGTGGGGCCAGCAGTCATCAAGACCTACATTTACCTGCCAACAGTCATTTTTCACTCGATAATCTCCATCGTCGTTCTGGTGATGGCCGGATACATGGTTTACCACGGTTTCAGGAACACGGAGAAGACCAACGGCAGAAGGATGCTGAGGGGCGTGCAGAAGCATCACAGGCTCGGAAGGCTAACCATAATAACCTGGCTGCTTTCGTTTGCGAGCGGGCTCGCGATATACTATCTGCTTTACGTTGCAGAGTTTTAA
- a CDS encoding MJ0307 family thioredoxin encodes MISIKLLTSPTCPYCPRAREVVKKLTEEDGNVIALELSVTTDEGLKEALKFGISGVPAIIINDADVILGVPKLSDLKRLVEKYRYN; translated from the coding sequence ATGATCTCAATAAAGCTCCTCACGTCCCCAACCTGCCCGTACTGTCCGAGGGCGAGGGAAGTCGTAAAGAAACTGACTGAGGAAGACGGGAACGTTATCGCTCTGGAGCTGAGTGTTACCACGGACGAAGGTCTGAAAGAGGCTCTGAAATTCGGAATATCCGGTGTTCCCGCGATAATTATAAACGACGCTGACGTGATACTGGGTGTCCCTAAGCTCTCAGACCTGAAAAGGCTTGTTGAAAAATACAGGTACAATTGA
- the trxA gene encoding thioredoxin, with protein MKALTEKDFDEEINKDKLVVVDFWAEWCMPCRMLTPVLEKLEKEYDGVEFAKLNTDECPNVAMRFGIFSIPTVMMFYRGEVVNSFVGAMPESVVRREVEKALEKIQA; from the coding sequence ATGAAGGCACTCACAGAAAAGGATTTTGATGAGGAAATAAACAAAGATAAGCTCGTTGTAGTGGATTTCTGGGCAGAGTGGTGCATGCCGTGCAGAATGCTCACTCCGGTACTGGAAAAGCTGGAGAAGGAGTACGATGGAGTTGAGTTCGCGAAACTGAATACCGACGAATGCCCCAACGTCGCAATGAGATTTGGGATATTCAGCATCCCCACGGTGATGATGTTTTACAGAGGAGAAGTGGTAAACAGCTTTGTCGGAGCCATGCCAGAGAGCGTTGTCAGAAGAGAAGTGGAAAAGGCGCTTGAAAAGATACAGGCATGA
- a CDS encoding radical SAM protein, whose amino-acid sequence MRVINYGDCRVDVGLCNLRCPYCVHLEHELRDVSPDEIASSLKGCESVYIGGAEPTVHADLAKLLEKLKENGSYITLKTNGYLPSKIEEVLHYVDRFVFEIKGDFNDIDTVAFMSGLSRERARKYISNLEKSLEIARKGGKTIRLWFRIIPGYVDEKRFTRMLEKVGIVDEILLYQFLSRPDWDKPVEGLEKPDYKFVRKLGAIAKQYAGRVIIIGDRRESI is encoded by the coding sequence ATGAGAGTCATAAATTACGGGGATTGCAGGGTCGATGTAGGCCTTTGCAATCTCCGGTGCCCCTACTGCGTTCATCTGGAACATGAGTTAAGAGACGTCAGCCCGGATGAGATAGCTTCATCGCTCAAAGGCTGTGAAAGTGTGTACATTGGCGGAGCAGAACCGACAGTCCATGCAGACCTTGCAAAACTGCTCGAAAAACTGAAAGAGAACGGTTCATACATTACACTGAAAACAAACGGATATCTGCCGTCAAAGATTGAAGAAGTCCTGCATTATGTTGACAGGTTCGTATTCGAGATAAAGGGAGATTTTAACGACATTGACACCGTGGCATTCATGTCTGGTTTGAGCAGAGAAAGAGCGAGAAAATACATCAGTAATCTGGAAAAGAGTCTGGAAATTGCAAGAAAGGGTGGAAAAACCATAAGACTCTGGTTCAGAATAATTCCCGGATATGTGGATGAAAAACGCTTCACCAGAATGCTTGAAAAAGTTGGCATCGTGGACGAAATCCTCCTCTACCAGTTCCTTTCGAGACCTGACTGGGATAAACCCGTAGAGGGTCTTGAAAAGCCCGATTACAAGTTTGTGAGAAAGCTGGGTGCAATCGCAAAACAGTATGCAGGCAGGGTCATAATCATCGGAGACAGGCGGGAATCGATATGA
- a CDS encoding helix-turn-helix domain-containing protein: MRTIKDSITSLNCETILECFYGINDSDAQIYRLLIKRNLKIEEISQILGRGENSVYKSLQKLLIAGLVVREKKVLPGGGYYYTYRSVSPGKLAEEMRRIMKEWCEKVAFTINEFEEKFGGD, encoded by the coding sequence ATGAGAACCATAAAGGATTCAATTACAAGCTTGAACTGCGAAACAATTCTGGAGTGCTTTTACGGGATCAACGACAGTGATGCACAGATATACCGTCTGCTAATAAAAAGAAATCTCAAAATAGAAGAAATAAGCCAGATCCTCGGGAGAGGGGAAAATTCCGTCTACAAATCTCTGCAGAAACTTCTGATTGCCGGACTCGTTGTTAGAGAGAAAAAAGTGCTCCCGGGAGGGGGCTACTACTACACATACAGATCAGTATCTCCAGGCAAGTTAGCTGAAGAGATGCGCAGGATTATGAAAGAATGGTGCGAAAAAGTTGCATTTACGATAAATGAGTTTGAGGAAAAGTTCGGAGGTGATTGA
- a CDS encoding 4Fe-4S binding protein has protein sequence MPPAVLGCQGCGRCSQVCPTDALIRQGGKVVRIDADRCMECYKCVEVCPYGALIKMD, from the coding sequence ATGCCACCTGCAGTTCTTGGATGTCAGGGTTGCGGAAGGTGTTCACAGGTGTGTCCAACGGACGCCCTGATAAGACAGGGCGGCAAGGTCGTGAGAATCGATGCGGACAGATGTATGGAGTGCTACAAGTGTGTTGAGGTATGTCCGTACGGTGCACTGATAAAGATGGACTGA
- a CDS encoding secondary thiamine-phosphate synthase enzyme YjbQ, with the protein MKFLEFEMDRDQVMDITPEVQEFVKQSGKKEGAVLVFSVGSTGAVTTLEYEPGLKKDLPRMMDRLAPYGEHYAHHETWNDDNGSSHVKSAVIGTSLIVPFSEERLVLGTWQQIVLINFDTRKRKRKVALHIL; encoded by the coding sequence ATGAAGTTTCTGGAGTTTGAAATGGACAGGGATCAGGTTATGGATATAACTCCTGAGGTTCAGGAGTTTGTTAAGCAGAGCGGGAAAAAGGAGGGGGCAGTTCTTGTATTCAGCGTTGGTTCGACAGGTGCAGTAACAACGCTTGAATATGAGCCGGGTTTGAAAAAAGACCTGCCGAGAATGATGGACCGGCTTGCACCCTATGGCGAACACTATGCACACCATGAAACATGGAACGACGACAATGGTTCATCTCACGTGAAATCTGCCGTAATCGGGACGAGCCTGATTGTTCCTTTCAGTGAGGAGAGGCTCGTGCTCGGAACCTGGCAGCAGATAGTCCTGATAAATTTTGACACCAGAAAGAGAAAAAGAAAGGTGGCTCTGCACATACTTTAG
- a CDS encoding TIGR00725 family protein — MQIGIIGSGRCYGDICDTAYRIGQLLAENGAVVINGGLGGVMEAVSRGAKSRGGTVIGIIPFKDKKLANRYCDYIIATDMGHARNMVIVHSSDALIAVGGSYGTISEMAIALKEGKRVVAYRPAVKLDGLVLAESPEEAVNLALEGLR; from the coding sequence ATGCAGATAGGAATAATAGGAAGCGGGAGGTGTTATGGGGATATCTGTGACACTGCTTACAGGATAGGACAGCTTCTTGCCGAAAACGGTGCGGTGGTGATAAATGGCGGTCTTGGGGGAGTGATGGAGGCTGTTAGCAGAGGTGCAAAGAGCAGAGGTGGCACGGTCATTGGCATAATCCCATTTAAAGACAAAAAGCTTGCAAACAGATACTGTGATTACATCATTGCAACCGATATGGGTCATGCGAGGAACATGGTCATTGTCCATTCGAGCGATGCTCTCATAGCCGTTGGGGGCAGTTATGGCACAATCTCCGAGATGGCGATTGCCCTCAAGGAGGGAAAAAGAGTGGTGGCTTACAGGCCTGCTGTAAAGCTTGATGGGCTGGTTCTTGCTGAAAGCCCTGAAGAAGCTGTGAATCTTGCACTGGAGGGACTCAGATGA
- a CDS encoding calcium/sodium antiporter: MIFWVAVFILSLGTLIKSSDYFTGSAEKLGIRLGLPHFIVGVTVVAIGTSLPELASSVAAVAMGSPEIVAGNVVGSNITNIFLIIGLSGIVGKKITIQYDLLRVDLPLLIASAFMLAILAYDGSFSIADGVISIAGLAVYLGYAVTTAGDGGGRSEQFSIKDAVVLAGSAILLYLSAEYTVRSVVEISHELGVGAEIIAATAVALGTSLPELSVSLMAARRGKSEMAIGNILGSNIFNSFGVTGISALFGTVIFPETIRSFALPLMVVATLLYFFMTQDRQMTRWEGGMLVIFYVYYLGRILGFM; this comes from the coding sequence GTGATTTTCTGGGTAGCCGTGTTCATTTTGAGTCTGGGCACTCTGATAAAATCTTCAGACTACTTTACGGGATCTGCGGAAAAACTGGGCATCCGTCTTGGCCTGCCTCACTTTATAGTTGGCGTTACAGTTGTTGCGATAGGCACCTCTCTCCCAGAACTTGCCTCATCTGTTGCCGCAGTGGCAATGGGGTCTCCCGAGATTGTGGCAGGTAACGTGGTGGGATCGAACATAACCAACATTTTCCTCATCATAGGTCTTTCCGGGATTGTGGGAAAAAAGATCACAATTCAGTATGATTTGCTCAGGGTTGATCTGCCACTTCTCATTGCATCGGCTTTTATGCTGGCAATCCTTGCTTACGATGGCAGCTTTTCCATTGCAGATGGTGTAATCTCGATTGCCGGGCTCGCAGTCTATCTCGGATATGCGGTTACGACTGCGGGTGATGGTGGGGGCAGATCAGAGCAATTCAGCATTAAAGATGCTGTGGTGCTTGCAGGAAGTGCAATCCTCCTGTACCTGAGTGCAGAATACACTGTAAGGTCGGTTGTTGAAATATCGCACGAGCTTGGTGTGGGTGCCGAAATAATAGCGGCAACTGCCGTTGCACTCGGAACGTCTCTACCAGAGCTATCAGTTAGCCTGATGGCGGCGAGAAGAGGAAAATCCGAGATGGCAATAGGTAACATTCTCGGCTCCAATATTTTCAACTCTTTCGGAGTAACCGGGATTTCAGCACTGTTCGGAACAGTAATCTTCCCTGAGACTATAAGGTCATTTGCACTGCCCCTGATGGTTGTTGCGACCCTGCTGTACTTTTTCATGACGCAGGACAGGCAGATGACAAGGTGGGAGGGCGGGATGCTTGTGATATTTTACGTTTATTACCTGGGGAGGATTCTTGGGTTTATGTGA
- the rtcA gene encoding RNA 3'-terminal phosphate cyclase translates to MIRIDGSYGEGGGQILRSSIALSCITGEDVEIYNIRASRPKPGLAAQHLKGIETAKVLCNGRVEGLRVGSTRVIFRPGRIRVRDLKVDIGTAGSITLLLQTLMPPLLHAGRECRIEITGGTDVKWSPSVDYFAFVLGDVLKEMGAEFEIELIRRGYYPRGGGKIVVKILSGELKGKKFKRVECCTVRGISHCSNLPAHVAERQAKSAEEVLREHGLQSEIRTEVRRDVSTGSGITLFCKYKGSISYGEKGKPAEKVGGGAALEIIGEIGSPGTFDRHLADQVMIPGVIARGVTVYSSTEITRHILSNAYVINSFIDGSVEIKDDTIRISGI, encoded by the coding sequence ATGATCAGGATTGACGGAAGTTATGGTGAGGGAGGAGGGCAGATTTTAAGGAGCTCCATCGCTCTTTCCTGTATAACCGGTGAAGACGTTGAGATTTACAATATCAGAGCCAGCAGGCCAAAACCGGGGCTTGCGGCCCAGCACCTGAAAGGAATCGAAACGGCAAAGGTGCTGTGTAACGGAAGGGTTGAGGGTCTGAGGGTTGGGTCTACAAGAGTCATATTCAGGCCTGGAAGGATACGCGTAAGGGACCTGAAGGTAGATATAGGCACTGCTGGGAGCATAACTCTCCTTTTGCAGACACTCATGCCCCCACTGCTTCATGCTGGTAGAGAGTGCCGAATCGAAATAACAGGCGGAACGGACGTCAAGTGGAGTCCAAGTGTGGATTATTTCGCATTCGTGCTTGGAGATGTGCTGAAAGAAATGGGTGCAGAATTCGAAATCGAACTGATAAGAAGGGGGTATTACCCCAGAGGTGGGGGCAAAATTGTCGTAAAAATACTAAGCGGAGAACTGAAAGGAAAGAAATTCAAAAGAGTGGAATGCTGCACAGTCAGGGGAATAAGCCACTGCTCGAATCTTCCCGCACATGTTGCCGAAAGACAGGCAAAAAGTGCCGAAGAGGTTTTGAGAGAACATGGGTTACAAAGCGAAATAAGGACAGAGGTCAGGAGAGATGTGTCCACTGGCTCAGGTATTACGCTGTTCTGCAAGTACAAAGGCTCAATATCGTACGGAGAAAAAGGCAAGCCCGCAGAAAAGGTTGGTGGTGGGGCTGCACTCGAAATTATAGGAGAGATTGGCTCGCCCGGTACATTCGACAGACACCTTGCCGATCAGGTGATGATCCCAGGCGTTATCGCAAGAGGAGTTACGGTGTACAGCTCAACAGAGATCACACGGCACATACTCAGCAACGCCTATGTCATCAACAGCTTTATCGATGGTTCCGTAGAAATAAAAGACGACACAATCAGAATATCGGGGATCTGA
- a CDS encoding hydrogenase small subunit gives MQLSRRDFSKALATLGATGFLLRYKTEIVNAFETAKSNGVNLFWLQGQSDTACTVSLLQASDPDLYDAVEELKVGINFHPTIMPSFGDEAISVLENTEPDILVLEGSIPTGDMEYACTFGERNGKEVTLVEWLDELIPRTKVAIVGFGSCATYGGIPSGRDFDGKSPTNAVGLYQFLKDRKPSVPVVLIPGCPGHPDWLMVTLASVLLGIVPELDDHWRPKAFFSNLIHDNCARRGFYDEGWFAESFMESDMRYNKCLFKLGCRGPMTLSACSETKWNGGINVCMNAGAPCIGCMHPGFPDETSPFFKAQSRLEIDLTKTVFTTLTGAVLVGAGAYIVTHAVRESKIEKERRKEK, from the coding sequence ATGCAACTGAGCAGGAGAGATTTTAGCAAAGCTCTTGCAACCCTGGGCGCAACCGGATTTCTGCTGAGATACAAAACAGAGATTGTAAATGCTTTTGAAACGGCAAAAAGCAATGGGGTGAATCTGTTCTGGTTGCAGGGTCAGAGTGATACTGCCTGTACGGTTTCACTTCTTCAGGCCTCCGATCCAGACCTTTACGACGCTGTTGAAGAACTGAAGGTTGGAATCAACTTCCACCCAACAATCATGCCATCATTTGGAGATGAGGCAATAAGTGTTCTGGAGAATACTGAACCAGATATACTCGTTCTCGAAGGTTCCATTCCCACAGGAGACATGGAATACGCATGCACCTTTGGAGAGAGAAACGGAAAGGAGGTAACTCTTGTCGAGTGGCTGGACGAGCTGATTCCAAGGACGAAAGTGGCGATAGTCGGTTTTGGAAGCTGTGCCACGTACGGAGGGATACCCTCTGGAAGGGATTTCGACGGAAAAAGCCCGACAAATGCTGTGGGGCTTTACCAGTTCCTGAAGGACAGGAAACCATCAGTGCCGGTGGTGCTGATACCCGGCTGTCCGGGACACCCAGACTGGCTGATGGTCACGCTCGCAAGTGTGCTGCTCGGGATTGTTCCCGAGCTTGACGACCACTGGAGGCCCAAAGCATTCTTCTCAAACCTGATACACGACAACTGCGCGAGGAGGGGATTCTACGACGAAGGGTGGTTTGCTGAGAGCTTCATGGAGAGCGACATGAGGTACAACAAGTGCCTGTTCAAGCTGGGGTGCAGGGGGCCGATGACGCTCTCCGCATGCAGCGAGACCAAGTGGAACGGAGGAATAAACGTCTGCATGAATGCCGGAGCGCCCTGCATAGGGTGCATGCACCCCGGATTTCCGGACGAGACTTCGCCGTTCTTCAAGGCCCAGAGCAGGCTGGAGATAGACCTGACGAAGACCGTATTCACGACACTGACCGGAGCGGTTCTGGTTGGTGCGGGAGCCTACATTGTAACCCATGCAGTAAGGGAGAGCAAGATTGAGAAGGAAAGGAGGAAAGAGAAATGA
- a CDS encoding formate dehydrogenase subunit gamma, protein MRYVLRFDVHQRLQHLLLLTSFIILAVTGLPLLYRYTDWGMGLINAMGGVENVRGWHRLASFVMIFAGIYHILWALAKRPTTMIPRMKDVRDFIADVKFAFGMSNEVPEYHKFSYVQKFEYWGAFWGMVIMISTGLVLSYPDIFSPSGEWFAAFRVAHWEEAILAVVFIASWHMYFSHLRKKFFPFNKVIFTGRMELDKAEDEHPLWVEEVIKRGSGN, encoded by the coding sequence ATGAGGTACGTTCTGAGGTTTGATGTCCACCAGAGGCTCCAGCATCTGCTCCTTCTCACCAGCTTCATAATTCTCGCAGTCACAGGCCTTCCACTTCTCTACAGATATACGGACTGGGGCATGGGGCTGATCAATGCTATGGGAGGGGTTGAAAACGTACGAGGGTGGCACAGACTTGCCAGTTTCGTGATGATTTTCGCAGGAATTTACCACATCCTGTGGGCCCTGGCAAAAAGACCGACAACAATGATACCCAGGATGAAGGATGTCCGGGACTTCATAGCGGACGTGAAGTTCGCATTTGGCATGTCCAATGAGGTGCCGGAATACCACAAGTTCAGCTACGTGCAGAAGTTCGAGTACTGGGGTGCCTTCTGGGGAATGGTCATAATGATCTCAACCGGGCTCGTGCTGAGCTATCCGGATATTTTCTCTCCATCAGGAGAGTGGTTTGCCGCTTTCAGAGTTGCGCACTGGGAGGAGGCAATTCTGGCTGTTGTTTTCATAGCGAGCTGGCACATGTACTTCAGCCATCTCAGGAAGAAGTTCTTCCCCTTCAACAAGGTCATCTTCACCGGCAGGATGGAACTGGACAAGGCGGAGGATGAGCATCCCCTCTGGGTTGAGGAGGTGATTAAGCGTGGAAGTGGTAATTGA
- a CDS encoding nickel-dependent hydrogenase large subunit yields MEVVIDPVTRLEGHHGVKLNVEGGVVREAKALATMFRGFERIVVGRDVRDAPIILQRICGVCHNDHRLASLFAIENAAGLGNEWGHGLPEPALLLRNVIASLQYVFDHPVWAYALTGPDYCDQIHKTGLTRFNPLVGQGVKEAVFAQRRLHQAMAYIGGKVPHIMTPIHGGVTLEIDEKVISRLISIVLDVKKWAIGVGLGKTTLEHTADVAGYIIDDVSRKIQDGKEITPPSDPEIGRGLYDLVSLIVVMANMGLAEMGDRTPAMLAYGFLTDAEGKLFFPSGFFNGSELEKFDYRKISEDVKHSYYSDDAGGEYVGNEDTRKLVPKYGKSGAYTWAKAPRYAGKPAEVGPLARMVAKGFRDGWEYGDPLDLRKSLAGGRTASNALARNIARIQEELLMIDYLENLLLQLKDHAGKKTHIEFPENLTGEGVGLREAPRGALGHWMRAKDGKVENYQVIAPTTWNVSPRDSAGNPGPLEEALVGTPMENEDQWDVVRVIHSFDLCLACTVHVFTNDGRKWNFIV; encoded by the coding sequence GTGGAAGTGGTAATTGATCCGGTTACGAGACTTGAGGGTCATCACGGAGTGAAGCTGAACGTGGAGGGTGGAGTGGTCAGGGAGGCGAAGGCTCTCGCAACGATGTTCAGGGGGTTTGAGAGAATCGTGGTTGGCAGGGATGTGAGGGACGCACCGATAATCCTGCAGAGGATATGCGGGGTCTGCCACAACGACCACAGACTTGCGAGTCTGTTTGCAATTGAAAACGCCGCAGGACTCGGAAACGAATGGGGTCACGGGCTACCCGAACCGGCGCTGCTGCTCAGAAACGTCATCGCAAGCCTTCAATACGTCTTCGACCACCCGGTATGGGCTTACGCTCTCACTGGCCCCGATTACTGCGACCAGATACACAAAACCGGACTTACAAGGTTCAACCCGCTTGTTGGCCAGGGCGTGAAGGAGGCCGTCTTCGCCCAGAGAAGACTTCACCAGGCCATGGCATATATCGGTGGAAAGGTGCCGCACATCATGACACCCATTCATGGCGGGGTAACCCTCGAAATAGACGAGAAGGTGATTAGCAGGCTGATCAGCATCGTTCTCGATGTCAAGAAGTGGGCAATAGGGGTTGGACTCGGAAAGACCACGCTCGAACACACGGCCGATGTGGCCGGATACATCATAGACGACGTCTCCAGAAAGATTCAGGACGGTAAGGAGATCACGCCGCCTTCAGATCCGGAGATCGGCAGGGGCCTCTACGACCTCGTGTCGCTCATCGTGGTGATGGCAAACATGGGCCTGGCTGAAATGGGAGATAGAACACCAGCGATGCTGGCATACGGATTTCTGACAGATGCTGAAGGAAAGCTGTTCTTTCCATCAGGCTTTTTCAACGGAAGCGAGCTTGAGAAGTTCGACTACAGAAAGATAAGTGAAGACGTGAAGCACTCATACTACAGCGACGATGCAGGTGGGGAGTACGTGGGTAATGAGGACACGAGAAAACTCGTTCCGAAATACGGAAAGAGCGGCGCATACACCTGGGCCAAGGCACCCAGATACGCTGGCAAGCCGGCAGAGGTGGGGCCTCTCGCAAGGATGGTGGCCAAGGGTTTCAGAGACGGGTGGGAATACGGAGACCCGCTTGACTTGAGAAAGAGCCTTGCAGGGGGAAGAACCGCAAGCAACGCTCTGGCGAGGAACATTGCGAGGATTCAGGAGGAACTCCTCATGATAGACTACCTCGAAAACCTGCTCCTCCAGCTGAAAGACCATGCAGGCAAGAAAACACACATCGAGTTTCCGGAAAACCTGACGGGAGAGGGTGTCGGACTGAGAGAGGCCCCGAGAGGGGCGCTGGGACACTGGATGAGGGCGAAGGACGGGAAGGTCGAGAACTATCAGGTCATAGCTCCAACGACCTGGAACGTCTCACCGAGAGATTCAGCCGGAAATCCCGGACCGCTTGAGGAAGCGCTTGTCGGAACTCCGATGGAGAATGAAGATCAGTGGGACGTCGTGAGAGTGATACACAGCTTCGACCTCTGTCTGGCATGCACGGTCCACGTTTTCACCAACGATGGCAGAAAGTGGAACTTCATTGTCTAA
- a CDS encoding endonuclease dU, which produces MKRYRFVGFDDSFRNDRASIVGAVTEGNSYLEGVLVDSIAVDGFDVTDRIISMLGRSKFRELVHCIFLSGITFGGFNIADIEAIHERLNMPVVVVMRKRPNFDDIYSALKNVDGFETRKNMIEKAGPVYDAGEVFIQFKGCGLEEAREYLRLASLKGNIPECLRMAHMIASAIIHGENRGRA; this is translated from the coding sequence ATGAAAAGATATCGATTTGTTGGTTTTGATGACAGCTTCAGGAACGATAGGGCCAGCATTGTTGGTGCAGTAACCGAGGGCAATTCGTATCTCGAAGGGGTTCTTGTCGACAGCATTGCTGTTGATGGTTTTGACGTTACTGACCGGATAATCTCCATGCTCGGAAGGTCAAAATTCAGAGAACTTGTTCACTGCATATTTCTGAGTGGAATAACATTCGGGGGGTTCAACATAGCAGATATTGAAGCCATACATGAGCGGCTTAATATGCCTGTTGTCGTTGTGATGAGGAAGCGGCCCAATTTTGATGACATTTACAGCGCATTGAAAAACGTGGATGGCTTCGAAACGAGAAAAAACATGATTGAAAAAGCCGGACCTGTTTATGATGCAGGAGAGGTATTTATCCAGTTTAAAGGATGCGGGCTGGAAGAGGCGAGAGAGTACTTGAGGCTTGCATCCCTGAAGGGAAACATTCCGGAGTGTTTGAGAATGGCACACATGATTGCTTCAGCCATAATCCATGGAGAAAACAGGGGAAGGGCATGA
- a CDS encoding V-type ATP synthase subunit D, with the protein MDVQPTRMELIKLRRRITMAKKGHSLLKMKRDGLIMEFRTILEDAKKVIDEMVRSYQEAQEKLALAMAADGVIAVKSIALSVDKPPSFTLKRKNIMGVVVPVIKREKVRKSVGERNYGIIGTTARIDEAVEAYEELVDAILEVAEIETTLKRLIDEIERTKRRVNALEFNVIPRMEEAAGYITFKLEEMDRENIIRLKKIKGKKEQAEA; encoded by the coding sequence ATGGACGTCCAGCCAACGAGAATGGAGCTCATCAAGCTCAGAAGGAGAATAACAATGGCAAAGAAGGGGCACTCGCTCCTGAAAATGAAAAGAGATGGCCTCATAATGGAATTCAGGACGATACTCGAAGATGCGAAGAAGGTTATTGACGAGATGGTTCGGAGCTATCAGGAGGCTCAGGAGAAGCTCGCTCTTGCAATGGCGGCAGATGGTGTTATCGCCGTGAAATCAATTGCACTGTCTGTGGACAAGCCCCCGTCATTCACCCTCAAGCGAAAGAACATCATGGGTGTTGTTGTTCCGGTTATAAAAAGGGAAAAAGTCCGAAAGAGTGTTGGGGAGAGAAATTACGGTATAATTGGTACAACTGCAAGAATTGATGAGGCTGTCGAAGCATACGAAGAGCTTGTAGATGCGATTCTTGAGGTTGCTGAGATTGAAACCACACTGAAAAGGCTCATTGACGAGATTGAGAGGACCAAGAGGAGGGTCAATGCTCTCGAGTTCAATGTCATCCCGAGGATGGAGGAAGCTGCAGGATATATCACGTTCAAGCTTGAAGAAATGGACAGAGAGAATATCATCAGGCTGAAGAAGATCAAGGGGAAGAAAGAGCAGGCTGAGGCATGA